From Saccopteryx leptura isolate mSacLep1 chromosome 3, mSacLep1_pri_phased_curated, whole genome shotgun sequence, one genomic window encodes:
- the BOLA3 gene encoding bolA-like protein 3 isoform X2, which translates to MTAWIPASAAPLLRRIRGLPVLSCAQRMFAAQTEGELKVTQILKENFPRATAIKVTDISGTKRRDQRNARIADIYLCPQTLTTPRLHRCCCLKLWMNLTIFS; encoded by the exons ATGACTGCGTGGATCCCGGCCTCGGCAGCGCCTCTGCTCCGCCGTATCCGCGGG CTTCCTGTTCTCAGCTGTGCCCAGCGGATGTTTGCCGCGCAGACTGAGGGGGAGCTCAAAGTGACCcaaattcttaaagaaaacttTCCTAGAGCTACAGCTATCAAAGTCACTGACATTTCAG GCactaaaagaagagatcaaaggaATGCACGGATTGCGGATATTTACCTCTGTCCCCAAACACTGACCACGCCCCGGCTGCATAGATGCTGCTGCTTAAAACTTTGGATGAACTTGACCATTTTTTCCTAG
- the BOLA3 gene encoding bolA-like protein 3 isoform X1 yields MTAWIPASAAPLLRRIRGLPVLSCAQRMFAAQTEGELKVTQILKENFPRATAIKVTDISGGCGAMYEIQIESEEFKEKRTVQQHQMVNQALKEEIKGMHGLRIFTSVPKH; encoded by the exons ATGACTGCGTGGATCCCGGCCTCGGCAGCGCCTCTGCTCCGCCGTATCCGCGGG CTTCCTGTTCTCAGCTGTGCCCAGCGGATGTTTGCCGCGCAGACTGAGGGGGAGCTCAAAGTGACCcaaattcttaaagaaaacttTCCTAGAGCTACAGCTATCAAAGTCACTGACATTTCAG GAGGCTGTGGGGCAATGTATGAAATCCAAATTGAGTCAGAAGAATTTAAGGAGAAGAGGACTGTCCAGCAGCACCAGATGGTAAACCAG GCactaaaagaagagatcaaaggaATGCACGGATTGCGGATATTTACCTCTGTCCCCAAACACTGA